A single genomic interval of Microbacterium sp. zg-Y1090 harbors:
- a CDS encoding aspartate-semialdehyde dehydrogenase, translated as MTRISDSGLSVAVVGATGQVGTVMLEILAERAFPIRELRLLATSRSAGTAVDFGGHTVIVEDVATADPAGIDIALFSAGATGSRAHAPRFAEAGAVVIDNSSAWRMDPEVPLVVSEVNPHATVDPPKGIIANPNCTTMAAMPVLKVLHEDAGLERLIVSTYQAVSGSGLAGAEELLGQVEGVLAQGDTLRLVHDGSAVDFPTPEKYVAPIAFDVIPLAGSIVDDGEGETDEEKKLRNESRKILELPDLRVAGTCVRVPVFTGHSLSIHAEFARDITPERARELLASAPGVEFDEVPTPLQAAGKDAAFVGRIRADQSAPEGKGLVLFISNDNLRKGAALNAVQIAEIVAGRLGAA; from the coding sequence ATGACTCGCATCTCCGATTCCGGACTCTCCGTCGCCGTCGTGGGCGCCACCGGCCAGGTCGGCACGGTCATGCTCGAGATCCTGGCGGAACGTGCGTTCCCGATCCGCGAGCTGCGTCTGCTGGCCACGTCGCGCTCGGCCGGCACCGCCGTCGACTTCGGTGGGCACACCGTCATCGTCGAGGACGTCGCGACGGCGGACCCCGCCGGCATCGACATCGCGCTGTTCTCCGCCGGCGCCACCGGCTCGCGCGCGCACGCGCCGCGGTTCGCCGAAGCCGGCGCCGTGGTCATCGACAACTCCAGCGCCTGGCGCATGGACCCCGAGGTGCCGCTGGTGGTGAGCGAGGTCAACCCGCATGCCACCGTCGATCCGCCCAAGGGCATCATCGCCAACCCCAACTGCACCACGATGGCCGCCATGCCCGTGCTGAAGGTGCTCCATGAGGATGCCGGGCTCGAGCGTCTCATCGTCAGCACCTACCAGGCCGTGTCCGGCTCCGGCCTCGCCGGCGCCGAAGAGCTGCTGGGCCAGGTCGAGGGCGTGCTCGCTCAGGGCGACACGCTGCGCCTCGTGCACGACGGCTCGGCGGTGGACTTCCCGACGCCGGAGAAGTACGTCGCCCCGATCGCGTTCGACGTGATCCCGCTGGCCGGCTCGATCGTCGACGACGGCGAGGGGGAGACCGACGAGGAGAAGAAGCTCCGCAACGAGAGCCGCAAGATCCTCGAGCTGCCCGACCTGCGGGTGGCGGGGACCTGCGTGCGCGTCCCGGTGTTCACCGGTCACTCGCTGTCGATCCACGCCGAGTTCGCCCGCGACATCACGCCCGAGCGGGCGCGCGAGTTGCTGGCATCCGCCCCGGGCGTCGAGTTCGACGAGGTGCCGACCCCGCTGCAGGCCGCAGGCAAGGATGCCGCCTTCGTCGGGCGCATCCGCGCGGATCAGTCCGCCCCCGAGGGCAAGGGCCTCGTGCTGTTCATCAGCAACGACAACCTGCGCAAGGGTGCGGCGCTGAACGCCGTGCAGATCGCCGAGATCGTGGCCGGCCGCCTCGGGGCCGCCTGA